A window of Acidimicrobiia bacterium contains these coding sequences:
- a CDS encoding ribonuclease J yields MTVKVGFLGGLGDVGRNCASIEIDGKLALIDCGLMFPEEHMLGVDLVLPDFSSVVARADDLQCVILTHGHEDHVGALSYLLPQVNVPVYGTPLAIAFARSRIEEAGIEADLRPVPTGEWVEHGPFKFELVAVSHSIPQGAGIAFDTPEGIVVHSGDFKLDPSPIDGIPTDLPEFAALGRRGVRLLLSDSTNAEVPGFVPSESTLAQPLYEIVIETKGRLVAACFASHIHRVQQIVDAAVDAGRFVGFMGRSMLRNVPTAEELGLIRLPKGAVLPLDELFNKPAEQTAIICTGSQGEPFAALSLMAVGEHRSVTIGEGDTVLISAKPIPGNETKVSRVINGLLKRGARVYHGNNARVHVSGHAAADELKTFINVVRPQALVPVHGEYRHLRAHASLAEDMGVPTVTLCEDGDVVVLDGDRTRVDRGAFPSGYVYVDGLEVAGSQGIIRDRRHLSEDGVIVVTLIVDPRSGEIVRGPDLESHGFMDDPTEVFERCARSIRDSVASIEHPVDLEQVQRKVISTVNRITKAESGGRAVVIPVVLGI; encoded by the coding sequence ATGACCGTCAAGGTCGGATTCCTGGGCGGCCTCGGAGACGTGGGGCGCAACTGCGCCTCGATCGAGATCGACGGCAAGCTGGCGCTCATCGACTGTGGCCTCATGTTCCCGGAGGAGCACATGCTGGGGGTCGACCTGGTCCTCCCTGACTTCTCGTCGGTGGTCGCCCGGGCCGACGACCTCCAGTGCGTGATATTGACCCACGGGCATGAGGACCACGTCGGGGCTCTGTCCTACCTGCTCCCGCAGGTCAACGTCCCCGTCTACGGGACGCCGCTCGCCATCGCCTTCGCCCGGTCCCGTATCGAGGAGGCCGGCATCGAAGCGGACCTACGGCCCGTTCCGACGGGGGAGTGGGTGGAGCATGGCCCGTTCAAGTTCGAGCTGGTGGCGGTGTCGCACTCGATCCCGCAAGGGGCGGGGATCGCCTTCGACACCCCCGAGGGCATCGTCGTCCACAGCGGCGACTTCAAACTCGACCCGTCGCCGATCGACGGTATCCCCACGGATCTGCCGGAGTTCGCCGCGTTGGGCCGCCGCGGGGTGCGCCTGCTCCTCTCCGACAGCACCAACGCCGAGGTCCCCGGATTCGTCCCGTCGGAGTCGACGCTCGCCCAGCCGTTGTACGAGATCGTCATCGAGACTAAGGGCCGGCTGGTGGCGGCGTGCTTCGCCTCGCACATCCACCGGGTTCAGCAGATCGTCGACGCCGCCGTCGATGCCGGACGGTTCGTCGGGTTCATGGGTCGGTCCATGCTGCGCAACGTTCCCACGGCCGAGGAACTGGGACTCATCCGACTCCCGAAGGGTGCGGTGCTGCCTCTCGACGAGCTGTTCAACAAGCCCGCCGAGCAGACGGCGATCATCTGCACCGGCAGCCAGGGCGAGCCGTTCGCTGCCCTGTCGCTCATGGCGGTCGGGGAGCACCGTTCGGTGACGATCGGGGAGGGCGACACCGTCCTGATCTCGGCCAAGCCGATCCCGGGCAACGAGACCAAGGTGTCCCGGGTGATCAACGGGCTACTCAAGCGGGGCGCCCGGGTTTACCACGGCAACAACGCCCGGGTCCATGTCTCCGGACACGCCGCTGCCGACGAGTTGAAGACCTTCATCAACGTGGTCCGCCCGCAGGCGCTGGTCCCGGTGCATGGTGAGTACCGCCACCTTCGGGCGCATGCCAGCCTCGCCGAGGACATGGGTGTCCCGACCGTCACCCTGTGCGAGGACGGCGACGTGGTCGTGCTCGACGGCGACCGTACCCGCGTGGACCGCGGGGCATTCCCCAGCGGCTACGTCTATGTGGACGGCCTCGAAGTGGCGGGGTCCCAGGGCATCATCCGGGACCGGCGTCACCTCTCGGAGGACGGGGTGATCGTGGTCACCCTCATCGTCGATCCTCGCTCCGGTGAGATCGTCCGCGGCCCCGACCTGGAGAGCCACGGCTTCATGGACGATCCGACCGAGGTGTTCGAACGCTGCGCTCGATCCATTCGCGACAGCGTCGCTTCGATCGAGCATCCCGTCGACCTCGAGCAGGTGCAACGCAAGGTGATTTCGACCGTCAATCGGATCACCAAGGCGGAGTCAGGGGGACGCGCCGTGGTGATCCCGGTGGTGCTGGGGATCTGA
- the dapA gene encoding 4-hydroxy-tetrahydrodipicolinate synthase, producing the protein MQPPLGRILTAMVTPFGSDGSVDHSTSWDLAEFLVANGSDGVVVAGTTGESPTLTSDEKIALVRTVVEAVGGKAVVVAGTGTYDTAESVHLTGRAIDAGAAAVMAVTPYYSRPSQEGLVAHFSAIADASTVPVLLYNIPSRTGRLIEVATLVRLAAHGNIPAVKDAVGDLAFTTKTIGACPAGFAVYSGDDILTLPMMAVGAVGVVSVASHLAGPQIAAMVGAAVDGDWEHARRLHAALAPLFEAIFLEPNPQPVKGALDVVWRPVGMPRLPLVPAAAETVKAVEQALAAAAEATR; encoded by the coding sequence ATGCAGCCCCCTCTCGGTCGGATCCTCACGGCCATGGTCACGCCGTTCGGCAGCGACGGGTCGGTCGACCACTCGACGTCGTGGGACCTGGCCGAGTTCCTGGTCGCCAACGGTTCCGACGGGGTCGTCGTCGCCGGCACCACCGGGGAGTCCCCGACGCTCACCTCTGACGAAAAGATCGCTCTGGTCCGAACGGTGGTCGAGGCCGTCGGCGGCAAGGCGGTGGTGGTGGCCGGCACCGGGACCTACGACACCGCCGAGTCGGTCCACCTCACCGGGCGGGCCATCGACGCCGGTGCCGCTGCGGTGATGGCGGTGACCCCGTACTACTCGCGGCCCTCCCAGGAGGGTCTGGTGGCGCACTTCAGCGCCATCGCCGATGCGTCGACCGTGCCCGTGCTGCTGTACAACATCCCGTCCCGCACCGGTCGCCTCATCGAGGTGGCGACCCTGGTCCGCCTGGCAGCCCACGGGAACATCCCGGCGGTCAAGGACGCCGTCGGCGACCTCGCCTTCACCACGAAGACCATCGGCGCCTGCCCGGCCGGATTCGCCGTCTACTCGGGTGACGACATTCTGACCCTGCCGATGATGGCGGTCGGTGCCGTCGGTGTCGTCTCGGTGGCATCGCACCTGGCGGGTCCCCAGATCGCCGCCATGGTGGGCGCCGCCGTGGATGGGGATTGGGAACACGCTCGTAGGCTGCACGCCGCGCTGGCGCCGCTGTTCGAGGCGATCTTCCTCGAGCCGAACCCGCAGCCGGTGAAGGGTGCGCTCGATGTCGTCTGGCGGCCCGTCGGCATGCCGCGCCTGCCGCTGGTTCCGGCGGCCGCCGAGACCGTGAAGGCGGTCGAGCAGGCGCTCGCCGCCGCCGCCGAAGCAACTCGATGA
- the trxA gene encoding thioredoxin produces MSNVKDIDQTQFGQAVLQRSHEVAVVVDFWAEWCQPCKALGPILERVAADHADRVDLVKVDIDANPELASQFGVQSIPFVLAFKDGQPVANFTGALPESSVRSWVDQLLPTEMDLLADQARDLAFDGDGPAAEALYREVLDQVPDHQEAATSLASILIARGETDEALIVLGRLPRTAEVERLEAAARVTAAQGTDVGDLERRLAATPDDHALRIELGQALAARGEYEPALDHLLAVVRDAPDHRDEARQGMIDVFGLLGPEHPLTSTYRRALANALY; encoded by the coding sequence GTGAGCAATGTCAAGGACATCGATCAAACCCAGTTCGGCCAGGCCGTGCTGCAGCGCAGTCATGAGGTCGCGGTGGTCGTGGACTTCTGGGCCGAGTGGTGCCAGCCGTGCAAGGCACTCGGACCGATTCTCGAGCGCGTCGCCGCCGATCACGCCGACCGCGTCGACCTGGTCAAGGTTGACATCGATGCCAACCCGGAGCTCGCCTCCCAGTTTGGGGTCCAGTCGATCCCGTTCGTTCTCGCTTTCAAGGACGGCCAGCCGGTGGCGAACTTCACCGGTGCCCTCCCGGAGTCGTCGGTCCGTTCCTGGGTCGATCAGCTACTCCCGACCGAGATGGACCTGCTCGCCGATCAGGCTCGCGACCTCGCATTCGACGGCGACGGGCCCGCTGCCGAGGCCCTGTACCGCGAGGTGCTGGATCAGGTGCCGGACCATCAGGAGGCGGCGACGTCGCTGGCTTCGATCCTCATCGCCCGCGGCGAGACCGACGAGGCACTGATCGTGCTGGGTCGGCTCCCCCGCACCGCCGAAGTGGAACGGCTCGAGGCGGCCGCCCGCGTCACCGCAGCCCAGGGGACCGACGTCGGTGACCTCGAGCGACGCCTCGCCGCCACGCCGGACGATCACGCGCTCCGCATCGAACTCGGCCAGGCACTCGCGGCGCGGGGCGAGTACGAACCCGCCCTCGACCACCTCCTCGCCGTCGTTCGCGACGCCCCCGATCACCGCGACGAGGCCCGACAGGGAATGATCGACGTGTTCGGCCTCCTCGGCCCCGAGCACCCGCTCACCAGCACCTATCGCCGGGCTCTGGCGAACGCGCTCTACTGA